The Humulus lupulus chromosome 3, drHumLupu1.1, whole genome shotgun sequence genome window below encodes:
- the LOC133825298 gene encoding uncharacterized protein LOC133825298, whose product MVVNSKEQCQAITLRSGKQVKQYVPHSTVENNEELGETSSLESENVIEDHFTTEKAVPAVVVDPPVRTPYPQRLRKTSLDKHFSKFLWVLKKLHINIPFAEALEQMPSYVKFMKEILSKKRKMEDYETVALTEECSSILQRKLPQKLRDLGSFTIPCTIGNLDWKQALCDLEAVLDMEEDTDVPIIMGRPFLATGQARIDVQKEKPPVLELKTLPYHLRYIYLDESETLLVIVSAFLLDVVVEKLLRVLRAHKLAIGWTLEDIRGISPSTVMHKIRLEDESTPSIEAQRRLNPTLKEVVLPKKGGLTIVTSEKKELIPSRTVIGWRICIDYRKLNKATRKENLPLSFLDQMLDRLADHSYYCFLDGYSGYHQIAIAPEYQEKTTFTCPYGTFSFQRMPFGLCNAPTTFQRGVMDIFSDMVERTIKIFMDDFLVFGSSFDECLKHLEVVL is encoded by the exons ATGGTTGTGAATTCCAAGGAACAATGTCAAGCCATCACTTTGAGAAGTGGTAAGCAAGTTAAACAATATGTCCCTCATTCAACTGTTGAGAATAATGAAGAATTGGGTGAGACATCTAGTTTAGAGAGTGAAAATGTTATTGAAGACCATTTTACTACAGAGAAAGCAGTACCAGCTGTTGTTGTTGATCCCCCAGTTAGAACCCCATACCCTCAACGGCTTAGGAAAACTTCTCTTGATAAACATTTTTCCAAGTTCTTATGGGTGTTGAAAAAGTTGCACATCAACATTCCCTTTGCTGAGGCTTTAGAGCAAATGCCCagctatgtgaaattcatgaaggaaATTCTTTCTAAGAAGAGAAAGATGGAAGACTACGAGACTGTGGCGTTGACTGAAGAGTGTAGTTCTATTCTACAAAGGAAGCTTccccaaaagttgagagatctAGGGAGCTTCACCATTCCTTGTACTATTGGGAATCTTGACTGGAAGCAGGCCTTGTGTGATTTAGAGGCGG TTCTTGACATGGAAGAGGATACCGATGTGCCAATAATTATGGGAAGACCATTCTTAGCCACTGGGCAGGCTCGTATTGATGTTCAAAAAG AGAAACCACCAGTTTTAGAATTGAAGACTTTGCCATATCATCTTCGTTACATTTATCTGGATGAGAGTGAGACTTTACTGGTGATTGTCTCTGCTTTTCTACTTGATGTGGTGGTAGAAAAATTATTGAGAGTCTTGAGGGCTCACAAGCTAGCTATTGGGTGGACATTGGAAGATATTAGAGGGATCAGTCCTTCTACAGTGATGCATAAGATCCGCCTGGAAGATGAGAGCACACCTTCAATTGAAGCTCAGAGGAGGTTGAATCCTACTTTGAAGGAGGTG GTATTGCCAAAGAAAGGTGGGCTGACTATAGTAACAAGTGAAAAGAAGGAATTGATTCCATCAAGAACAGTGATAGGATGGAGGATTTGCATCGATTACCGCAAGTTgaataaggcaacaaggaaagAGAATTTACCCTTGTCTTTCTTGGATCAAATGCTTGACAGACTAGCCGACCATAGCTACTACTGCTTCTTAGATGGGTATTCTGGGTACCATCAGATTGCCATTGCACCAGAATACCAAGAGAAGACAACCTTCACTTGTCCTTATGGTACATTTTCCTTTCAAAGAATGCCATTCGGGCTATGTAATGCTCCTACTACTTTCCAACGGGGTGTGATGGACATTTTCTCTGATATGGTTGAGAGAACTATCAAGATTTTCATGGATGACTTTTTAGTATTTGGGTCATCATTTGATGAGTGTTTGAAGCATCTAGAAGTAGTGTTGTAA